A DNA window from Heliomicrobium undosum contains the following coding sequences:
- a CDS encoding cyclic nucleotide-binding domain-containing protein, with protein sequence MLTGRLRKTVPSRPPMPADLAVVNQEERKANVAGFTLVKKREKGAAQFTQVISRNVLYLTSNDYLTTSESSFLFHLSAVVEMCSNALTKHVQQGEERKSTGKYFTIAELGRAFGFSREHVSRVIGRLIEKGIVYELVNFRGVKRHGRVVEERPLFVNPEIMFAGSQNRINATLCRIVINDDFLEKKGMKLPYKLWIRPGEEYGRLYPRKRYIELKQGCAAE encoded by the coding sequence ATGCTCACAGGACGACTGCGGAAAACTGTGCCTTCCAGGCCACCGATGCCGGCCGATCTGGCGGTGGTCAACCAAGAAGAGAGAAAGGCGAATGTGGCCGGGTTCACGTTGGTGAAGAAGCGGGAGAAGGGGGCGGCGCAGTTTACCCAGGTGATATCCCGGAATGTGCTGTACCTCACCAGCAACGACTACCTAACCACGTCCGAATCGTCCTTCCTGTTTCATTTGAGCGCCGTGGTGGAGATGTGTTCTAACGCCCTGACGAAACATGTTCAACAGGGGGAAGAACGGAAGTCCACCGGAAAATACTTCACCATTGCCGAACTGGGGCGGGCGTTCGGGTTCTCGCGGGAGCATGTCAGTCGTGTTATCGGGCGGCTCATTGAAAAGGGCATCGTCTATGAACTGGTCAACTTCCGGGGGGTCAAGCGTCATGGCCGGGTGGTGGAGGAGCGGCCACTGTTCGTCAACCCGGAAATCATGTTTGCAGGCAGCCAGAACCGGATCAACGCAACCTTATGCCGGATCGTCATCAATGACGATTTTTTGGAGAAGAAGGGAATGAAACTTCCCTACAAACTTTGGATTCGACCCGGTGAAGAGTACGGGCGGCTCTATCCCCGGAAGCGGTACATAGAACTGAAGCAAGGCTGCGCCGCTGAATAA